One region of Cyanobium sp. M30B3 genomic DNA includes:
- a CDS encoding CAAD domain-containing protein, with amino-acid sequence MADVQSDASSNTTETPTPAATPAAAVEPIQDVDGAGAQTRAAEVPAAAEVPATQDVASAGPELESTTLVPPSASSEAGPQDGGEWEMLLGKVTAWLGEGKLQALWAQARNPISLILAAAALLVVLRVYSALLAAIDSLPLIPGLLELVGVIWAVRFGVPKLVQRSQRQELINGLQQRWESFRGRG; translated from the coding sequence GTCCGACGCCTCCTCCAACACCACCGAAACGCCCACTCCGGCAGCCACCCCTGCAGCGGCGGTTGAGCCGATACAGGACGTGGATGGGGCAGGGGCGCAGACACGGGCAGCCGAGGTGCCTGCCGCAGCCGAGGTGCCTGCAACGCAAGACGTGGCCAGCGCCGGCCCCGAGCTGGAGAGCACCACGCTCGTGCCCCCCAGCGCCTCCAGCGAGGCGGGGCCCCAGGACGGTGGCGAGTGGGAGATGCTGCTGGGCAAGGTGACGGCCTGGCTGGGCGAGGGCAAGCTCCAGGCCCTGTGGGCCCAGGCCCGCAACCCCATCAGCCTGATCCTGGCCGCCGCCGCCCTGCTGGTGGTGCTGCGGGTGTACTCCGCCCTGCTGGCGGCAATCGACAGCCTGCCCCTGATCCCCGGCCTGCTGGAGCTGGTGGGGGTGATCTGGGCCGTGCGCTTCGGCGTGCCCAAGCTGGTGCAGCGCAGCCAGCGCCAGGAGCTGATCAACGGCCTGCAGCAGCGCTGGGAGAGCTTCCGGGGCCGCGGCTGA